A section of the Harmonia axyridis chromosome 2, icHarAxyr1.1, whole genome shotgun sequence genome encodes:
- the LOC123673423 gene encoding serine protease HTRA2, mitochondrial-like, with translation MIEQLVLAGFGLTSYYYFHVVPKWLNRRSFVENVDPTDTDVLNLENVDLNNDCKLSENETSAKKKFNFIDKVVKKCAPGVFHIYITNTKSNTKQDIGASPFVYGSGFVVRRDGWALTNAHVVLNKDSFISCKMSDGTIYNAEVVDIDVNVDVALLKLDTDKELTALPLEEPGVVDVGEWVVALGSPLCLSNSISVGVVSSVNRSAKELGLKNYSMSYIQTDALITFGNSGGPLVNINGKVIGISSLRLTSGISFAIPIEYCLKFLRNCRTFNPPKGMHNYEVEGEMTLFGLTTIPITSSLLIDLMQKQLLTFPKNVDEGLLVWKVLESSLAQEYGLSAGDVITHIDGVPVKYAADLYKTKGKMGNVEFVVIKKSTQEEIVLNIPLNKHSE, from the exons atgaTTGAGCAGCTTG ttTTAGCAGGATTTGGCCTCacttcttattattattttcatgtgGTACCGAAATGGCTGAACAGAAGAAGCTTCGTTGAGAATGTCGATCCTACAGATACAGACGTTCTTAATCTAGAAAATGTCGATTTGAATAATGATTGTAAATTAAGTGAGAACGAAACAAGTGCTAAAAAGAAGTTCAATTTTATCGATAAAGTTGTGAAAAAATGTGCTCCAGGAGTGTTTCATATTTATATAACAAATACAAAAAGCAACACTAAACAAGATATTGGAGCTTCACCTTTCGTTTATGGTTCAGGATTCGTGGTAAGAAGAGATGGCTGGGCTTTAACAAATGCACACGTCGTCCTTAACAAAGATTCTTTCATTTCTTGCAAAATGTCCGATGGAACGATTTACAATGCAGAAGTTGTTGACATAGATGTGAACGTAGATGTCGCTCTTCTCAAACTGGACACAGATAAAGAGCTAACTGCTCTGCCATTGGAAGAACCTGGTGTTGTAGATGTTGGCGAGTGGGTGGTTGCTCTTGGAAGTCCGTTATGTTTGAGTAATTCAATATCTGTTGGTGTTGTGAGTTCTGTTAATAGATCAGCTAAGGAACTAGGACTGAAGAACTATTCGATGTCTTATATACAAACGGATGCTCTGATTACTTTTGGTAATTCGGGAGGCCCTTTGGTGAATATTAACGGCAAAGTTATCGGGATAAGCAGTTTGAGACTGACTTCTGGAATATCATTCGCCATCCCCATTGaatattgtttgaaatttttgaggaATTGCAGGACTTTCAACCCCCCTAAAGGTATGCATAACTACGAAGTTGAGGGTGAAATGACCCTCTTTGGTCTTACCACCATTCCTATCACTTCGAGTTTGTTGATAGACCTCATGCAGAAGCAACTTTTAACTTTTCCAAAAAACGTGGATGAAGGTCTTCTGGTTTGGAAAGTGTTGGAGAGCAGTTTGGCTCAAGAGTACGGTCTGTCTGCTGGTGATGTCATAACGCATATCGATGGGGTTCCTGTCAAGTATGCTGCAGATCTTTATAAGACGAAAGGAAAAATGGGAAATGTTGAATTTGTAGTAATTAAAAAGTCAACACAGGAAGAAATAGTATTAAATATACCATTGAATAAACATTCGgaataa
- the LOC123672733 gene encoding leucine-rich repeat-containing protein let-4-like: MNSLQTKWFLMFVILKYINCVENDECTVKRTSDRRRICEYNCRYVDFGFENVTCKNLDQMHATANLCSKKCTLTFLGNNNDILRTNSFSLLEKLERVFLNSTGIKTIQSRAFSGSSTIKLVNLADNKISRIPKDTFSQLQNLTFLDLSNNNIEDIEEESFSGCVSLTYIDLSNNSLKKLSSSKFESLLYLQTLNLSRNSLESMDSNWCHHFHSLKNLILDHNRISTVENCTSNFNIDVLSFSNNNITILNGPLFPIKLRKLNLSGNLMKVLKNRPFQLLKNLEFLDISKNKLDNLPFELFVNLKKLSYLDVSFNNLVKINVGVFHGLVSLKFLNLADIETGAFFSTKNLTEIDISGNAITDLDAKTLFKFCSKLAFLNIDGNSFTCSDLSQIFVQAEEKKISIYPGSSYGGTNFLGISCNEDYHGSSNVSKSTNQLENFFENGFKLSSFYKFFESFKQPSRNDNRELIEIQKDFIRNISSAISKILNDFLVEEKKIRRTENTDIYLQKLLSHSREPR, from the coding sequence ATGAACAGTCTGCAAACaaaatggtttttgatgtttgtGATCCTGAAGTATATAAATTGTGTGGAAAATGATGAGTGTACAGTAAAAAGAACCAGCGATCGCCGACGGATTTGTGAATACAATTGTAGATATGTTGACTTCGGTTTCGAAAATGTTACTTGCAAAAATTTGGATCAGATGCACGCTACAGCAAACCTGTGTTCTAAAAAATGTACTCTAACATTCTTAGGGAATAATAATGATATTCTCAGAACAAATTCATTctctttattagaaaaattAGAAAGAGTTTTTCTCAATAGCACAGGAATCAAAACCATCCAAAGCAGGGCGTTTTCTGGATCTTCCACGATCAAACTAGTGAATTTGGCAGATAATAAAATTTCCAGGATTCCCAAAGATACATTCTCTCAACTCCAAAACTTGACATTCCTAGATTTGAGCAACAACAATATCGAAGATATAGAAGAAGAATCATTCAGCGGATGCGTGTCTCTGACCTACATAGACTTGAGCAACAACAGCCTGAAGAAATTATCTTCTTCgaaatttgaatcattattatatCTTCAAACTCTAAACCTTTCAAGGAATTCTTTGGAATCCATGGATTCTAACTGGTGCCACcattttcattcattgaaaaatctcATTTTAGATCACAATAGAATTAGTACTGTGGAAAATTGCACGTCAAATTTCAATATCGATGTTTTATCATTTTCCAACAATAATATAACAATTCTAAACGGTCCCTTATTTCCAATCAAATTGAGAAAGCTCAATTTGAGCGGTAATCTAATGAAGGTGCTCAAAAATCGACCCTTCCAACTTTTGAAAAATCTGGAATTCttggatatttcgaaaaataaacttGATAACCTCCCATTCGAACTTTtcgtcaatttgaaaaaattatcgtatttggacgtttcattcaataatttggTGAAGATCAACGTAGGTGTTTTTCACGGCCTGGTCAGTTTGAAATTCCTCAATCTAGCCGATATTGAAACTGGTGCATTTTTTTCAACGAAGAACTTGACAGAAATTGATATCAGCGGTAACGCGATTACAGATTTAGATGCAAAGACACTGTTCAAGTTTTGCTCCAAATTGGCCTTTTTGAACATAGATGGTAATTCTTTCACTTGTTCCGATTTGTCCCAAATTTTTGTTCAGgctgaagagaaaaaaatctccATTTATCCTGGCAGTTCCTACGGGGGGACGAATTTTCTAGGAATATCATGTAATGAGGACTATCATGGATCCTCCAATGTTTCGAAATCGACTAATCAACTAGAGAATTTTTTCGAGAATGGTTTTAAACTAAGCTCGTTTTACAAATTTTTCGAGTCGTTCAAGCAGCCGAGTAGAAATGATAACCGAGAATTGATCGAAATACAGAAAGATTTCATCAGAAACATATCAAGtgctatttccaaaattttaaatgattttttagtggaagagaaaaaaattcgaaggACTGAAAACACTGATATTTACCTACAGAAATTGTTAAGTCATTCGAGAGAACCAAGATGA